The Candidatus Cloacimonadaceae bacterium DNA segment GCTGTTTTTGGTCGCGGCTGCATATTGCTTCAGGTCTTTGTATTGCATCATCTGTTGATATTGGCGCAAGTCCTTTCCGGCGAGATACTTGATGGCGCTTGGCTGATTGATGCTTTCCAAAGCTGGCAGTTCGTGCTCGAGGACTTGAACCGCGATCTGCTCTTCACGGATGAGCTCGGAAACGAGCTTTTCGTTTCGAATCTCGTCCCGGATGTTCCGAATGATGAGATTGAGAGTGACCTTGTGCAGCCAGCCCTTGATAAATTGTTTGGGAGTATTGGATTTGAGCAGGATGATCATCGCGTCTTGAGCGATCTCATCCGCCAGATCAGGTTTTCCGGTGTGTCTGAGGGCAAGCGAGAAACTATATCTGCGCAGCTCGGTAAAATAGGTTTCGATCGCGGCGCGGGTTTGATATTCCGATGATTCTGAGCTCCTTGATAAACCTTTCCCCGCCTTTCTTAACATGTACTGATTTGTAATATCTGTGGCATAATCACGCGTACCGGCTTCTGAGCCCAGCCGTGAATGTACTTTCCGGTATAACTGCTCATAGCTCGGGTCGTTTGTCTCAAGTGCGGACATATTAAACATATCTTTCCTCATACAACATAGCGCAAGGATAAACGCATACAAAAACTTGTCAAGCAGAATTATCCCAGTTTTTCATATTTATTGATATCCTATAGTCATTTGAGCATAGTGCACTTGCCACTGATAGTCTGCATGGCTGATTTGAAACGAATGTGGTAGATGCCGCTGACAGCAGTTTCACCTTTTCGGTTCATGCCGTTCCACTGCTACGTGTTCATGCCTATGGCAGAGAGGAATGCGGTTTCACGATGGATGATTCGACCCCTGAGATCGAACACCTCTATATCAAATAATCCCGGTTCGGCAGTAGTAAAACTTGCTTTGATTCCGCTTTTGGAAGGATTGGGGTGAATGTGCAGAATCTGGGGAATCTGGGGAACTGTCTCATCCGAGATTGCTGAGCCGACCACGAGGCTCCAATTGATTGTATGCTGCCAGTCGTCGCTGCTGACGGTGCATTGCACCTGATGGTTTCCGCTTTGGCTGAAGACAGTTTCAAAGATAAAGTCATCGAAATTAGTCGAGGGAGTTCCATCCACCGACCAGTTGAAATGCAGCGGCGAATGGTTTGCAACCGCTTCCACGATAAACATTTGGGGGATTCCCGCGGAGCAATAGATCGTCTCGGTTGGGGAGGGCGAGATATTTACGATAGACAGATCAAGTATGCTCAGCGTGTTTATCGTGACCGGCGTGAGGGGAAGATTATTGGCGTTCGTAGGCACTGCTCCGATGGCGAGGACGTTTGCGAGCCCTTCAATCACCTTTCCAAAGACGGCATAATTTCCATTGAGATGAGGCTGCGGTGCCAGAGTAAAGTAGTATTGCGAGCCGGCAGAGTTTGGCGCATTGGTTCTCGCCATGGCAAGGATGCCGGCTTGGTTGTGATTGAGATCGGGATGAAACTCATCCATGATCGTGTAGCCCGGTCCCCCATAACCAGTTCCGTAAGGACAGCCGTCTTGAATGACGAATCCGTTGATCACCCGGTGAAAGATCAACCCATTGTAGAATCCGCTGTTGGTTAGAGAGATAAAGTTGTTTGCAGTGATCGGTACCAGATCGTTATAGAGCTCAACGGTAAAAGAGCCCATGGATGTGTTCCAACGGGCGAAACGCAAGGCACAGAGCGGGCTCGCCGCCAACAGCGCCAGTATCAATACAATGATATAAAACCTGATCTTCATGATCCACCTCAAGCATATATGCTATTTGTTTCACATGATACAGAAGAGACGTTTTATGGCAAGCTTTTTTTGGGGGGTAGCGCAGGATGCCGATCCTGCGGATTGAAAACCGGTCAACCATAATTATCGTTTCCGCAGCAACGGCATGCTGCGCTACACAACGAACCTTTTATCCGATTAGCGCTTTGGCGAATTGGGGCAGGGCAAAGCAAGCGCGATGGATATCCGCGTTATAGTATTTCAGCTCTCCCGAATACTCATTAATACGCGGGAAAACATCTTTGGCAAATGGATCGTGGACTTTTGACGCCATCTGATACATCCACAGCCCAGCTTGATAGGTTTGGATCGCGGCTGTGTATGCATAGACGGCAGGAAAGATCGATCTCAGGCTTTGATTGCTTTTTCTGATAACCTTTTGCAGATCGGGGATATAGGGGCTTTCGCTCTGAATGCAGAGCATGCCGTCCGGCTTCAGTGAATCGAAACAATTTTGATAGAAATCGGTGTGAAAAAGCCCTTCCGCGGGTCCGACCGGATCGGTGGAATCCACCAAAATGACGTCGAAAGCAGCCATGTTTTGTTTCAGATACTCGATTCCATCGCGGAAGATCAAGCTTGCCCGCGGATCTTGTTCTGAGGCGGTCAGTTCGGGAAAATACTTGCGGGAAACGCGGGTGACCATCTCATCGATCTCCACCTGCGTGGCTTGTTTGACCCCTGGATGGGAAAGCACGCGTTTCAGCGTTCCGCAATCTCCACCGCCAATTATCAGCACCCTTTCCGGTCGAGGATGAGTGAACAGCGTGGGATGGCAAAGCATTTCGTGATAGACGAATTCATCAACGGTGGTGAGCATCAACACTCCGTCCAACAGCATGACGGTGCCAAAATCCGGGGTGTCGATGATCTCGATCTTTTGATAGACGCTCTCCTCAACGTGCAAACTTTTTATCACGGCAAAGGTCAATCCGCGTCCCGGACTGTGAAAGTCTGTGTGCCAGCGAGCGGAATCGCTCAAGCGCCCTCCGGCTTGTGCATTAGCTTGGCGCCATGAGTGTCAAAGAGACCGCGTTTGAGTTCCATCTTGCTGGAGTGCTTGCTCTTAAAGGCATCTTTGAGATGATTGAACAGCGCCCAGGGATCGATGGTCTCGCCGCAAGTGAAGATATCCACGGCGGCGTATCCATATTCGGGCCAGGTGTGAATTGCCACGTGGGATTCAGCGATTACGACGACGCCGCTCACGCCAAATGGCGAGAAAGAATGAAAGGTATGGGAGACGACGGTTGCCTGTCCGATTTCGCAGGCTTTGATCATCGCTTCGGCGATGTATTTTTCGTCCTTCAATATCTCTGTATCGCATTCGTAGAATTCCACGAGTATTTGTATTCCAAGTGCTTGCATTAGATTCCTCTTATGTGTTTATTAATCAGCGGATTTGGGTGAGATTGTCAGAACAGGGTAAAGTAAACTTGTTCTAACGGTCCGGATTGGCTTTACTGCCAAGTGGCAGCTTTCTTAGCTGATGCGGCTGTGAGAGGTGCTTGAAGGTTCCAATGTCGCGTTAAATGCTGAGAGCATAACAAGAACCTCCTTATCGTCAAGCTTCTCGGAGAGACGATCGAGCAGCCGTTCGGGATTGGCTTCTTTGTTATATCGCAGGTGCGTTATCGAGGACTTTTTCACGGCTACTCCTTTCTTGATTTTATGCGCCCATTTTTGAGAAGGCGGTTTTTCTGTCAAGCAAGAAAATCTCTTGACTCAGAGCATGAGGATAAAAAGCCTGACCAAAAGGGAGAAAACGCATGTGCGGAATCAGCGGAATATACTGTCTTGACGCGAGAGCTGGAATCGATGGTGCAATGCTTGAACGAATGACCGGTTTGATCAAACACCGGGGACCGGACGACGAAGGATATCTGGATATCCATCGTGGAGAAGCGCGTCATTACCGAGGACATGACAGCATCAGCGAATTTGATAATCTGCCCAGTTTGCCCCAAAAACTTGCCGCCACCCTCGCTTTCGGCTTCCGCCGTCTTTCAATTCTTGATCTCAGCGCTGCCGGACATCAACCGATGAGCGACAATAAACATGGTCTGCACATCGTTTTCAACGGAGAAATCTATAACCATGTCGAGCTGCGCGAGGAACTGAAAGCGCTTGGCTACGAATTTGTCAGCGGATCGGACACCGAGGTGATCCTCAAAGCCTATCATGCTTGGAAAGATGCTTGCTTGCAAAGATTTAACGGTATCTGGGCATTCGCGCTTTGGGATGCCGAAGCCGGACGCCTATTTTGTGCGCGCGACCGATTTGGCGTGAAGCCGTTCTATTACAAGGTTATAGGTAAAAAACTCGTCTTCGGCTCCGAGATCAAGCAATTGGTCGATGCCGATGACCAAAAAGACCTGAATCTGCCGATGCTCTTGCGCGGCATGAAGATAAACGGCATGCTCGCATACGGGGAAGAGACCTATTTCAAAAATATCAAAGCCCTGCGCCCGGGACATTTTCTTTCGGTAAACAACGGCAAGATAGAGACCAAAGAGTATTATACACTTGACCCAGAGACCTTTGAAAGCAGCAAATTGAGCTTTGAAGATGCCGCGCAACGCTATCGGGAACTCTTTCTCGATGCCGTGCGTCTGCAGCTCAGAGCAGACATTGAAGTGGGAAGCTGTCTCAGCGGCGGTCTTGATTCATCCGCCATCGTTAGCGCGGCATCATCAATGACTGAAAAACCTCTGAAAACTTTTTCCGCCTGGTTTGGCGAGGTTCCCGCTCTGGATGAAAGAAAATGGATCAAAGAGGTTTGCCGATCCGCAGGCTGCGTATCCCATCTCGTTTCTCCATCCGCGGCAGCGGCAATGGCGGATTTTTCCGATGCCGCTTTCTATAACGATCTGCCTCTGGGAGCTGGTTTTGCCGCTCAGCACGCGGTGATGAAACTTGCTCAGGCTCAAGGGATCAAAGTTCTTTTGGATGGACAAGGCAGCGACGAACTCAGCGGCGGCTACCGTCATGCCCAATACCGCTATTTTGCGGATTTGATCAGACGCGGAGAGCTAAAAACGCTTCCGTCACAGCTTGGCTCATACTTAGCGGGAAAGAATGCCGCTGATAAAGTCTCAAGCCTTATCAAGATCGCGCTTTCCGGCAT contains these protein-coding regions:
- the speE gene encoding polyamine aminopropyltransferase, producing the protein MSDSARWHTDFHSPGRGLTFAVIKSLHVEESVYQKIEIIDTPDFGTVMLLDGVLMLTTVDEFVYHEMLCHPTLFTHPRPERVLIIGGGDCGTLKRVLSHPGVKQATQVEIDEMVTRVSRKYFPELTASEQDPRASLIFRDGIEYLKQNMAAFDVILVDSTDPVGPAEGLFHTDFYQNCFDSLKPDGMLCIQSESPYIPDLQKVIRKSNQSLRSIFPAVYAYTAAIQTYQAGLWMYQMASKVHDPFAKDVFPRINEYSGELKYYNADIHRACFALPQFAKALIG
- the speD gene encoding adenosylmethionine decarboxylase, whose protein sequence is MQALGIQILVEFYECDTEILKDEKYIAEAMIKACEIGQATVVSHTFHSFSPFGVSGVVVIAESHVAIHTWPEYGYAAVDIFTCGETIDPWALFNHLKDAFKSKHSSKMELKRGLFDTHGAKLMHKPEGA
- a CDS encoding peptidylprolyl isomerase codes for the protein MKIRFYIIVLILALLAASPLCALRFARWNTSMGSFTVELYNDLVPITANNFISLTNSGFYNGLIFHRVINGFVIQDGCPYGTGYGGPGYTIMDEFHPDLNHNQAGILAMARTNAPNSAGSQYYFTLAPQPHLNGNYAVFGKVIEGLANVLAIGAVPTNANNLPLTPVTINTLSILDLSIVNISPSPTETIYCSAGIPQMFIVEAVANHSPLHFNWSVDGTPSTNFDDFIFETVFSQSGNHQVQCTVSSDDWQHTINWSLVVGSAISDETVPQIPQILHIHPNPSKSGIKASFTTAEPGLFDIEVFDLRGRIIHRETAFLSAIGMNT
- the asnB gene encoding asparagine synthase (glutamine-hydrolyzing); this encodes MCGISGIYCLDARAGIDGAMLERMTGLIKHRGPDDEGYLDIHRGEARHYRGHDSISEFDNLPSLPQKLAATLAFGFRRLSILDLSAAGHQPMSDNKHGLHIVFNGEIYNHVELREELKALGYEFVSGSDTEVILKAYHAWKDACLQRFNGIWAFALWDAEAGRLFCARDRFGVKPFYYKVIGKKLVFGSEIKQLVDADDQKDLNLPMLLRGMKINGMLAYGEETYFKNIKALRPGHFLSVNNGKIETKEYYTLDPETFESSKLSFEDAAQRYRELFLDAVRLQLRADIEVGSCLSGGLDSSAIVSAASSMTEKPLKTFSAWFGEVPALDERKWIKEVCRSAGCVSHLVSPSAAAAMADFSDAAFYNDLPLGAGFAAQHAVMKLAQAQGIKVLLDGQGSDELSGGYRHAQYRYFADLIRRGELKTLPSQLGSYLAGKNAADKVSSLIKIALSGIFSERKLYGYELKHLRFDPFVPHFTLKALKSSQGNIFTEIKDFAPGKLSSFLYNMIYTTSLQTLLHYEDRMSMAAGIESRVPFLDHRLVELVFSLPSSYKIKPPQGKLIHRAAMQSIVPEAIFKRRDKSIFGAPFHQLWMRNQLKDEIGSLFTDHVFRGRGIWNLPLINARWQSYLKGDNSQAEMLFNILSAEIWFRRMIDQTIK